A DNA window from Iodobacter ciconiae contains the following coding sequences:
- a CDS encoding response regulator, with protein MALDNDEDWMLEDDEQDSLPAGSFGRQSWKLLIVDDEPDVHRATLLALKNIVFKGRSLEILHAYSGQEGFDAFSAHPDIALAILDVVMETDDAGLRLVRRIRGELGNQLVRIVLRTGQPGHAPEQQVVLEYDINDYKTKTELVANKVFTTVIASLRSFESLHALEKSSQGLAKILEGAANLYQLQSLKEFASGVLKQVGAILNLGEYGMLCAQSRNNQQNFEVLAATGPFTPLLDGNGLPEDSRLLLAMNTALKNKCSQSDYPYEVLYIAGRNSYDFVVHFSPPWPLEVVDRNLLDIFCERISAAMDNIYLYQQLRRSQEATVMALADLGEFRDQTTGDHVQRVQRLTDAIVGRLKIKNAFPEQMDNAFIEMVGMASILHDVGKVGTPDHILFKPGRLTEEERAIMNQHSPMGAGILARTVALVEGTTYLSLGAEIAGGHHEHFDGNGYPLGIKGDEIPLSARIVALVDVFDALLHKRPYKEPWTLDETMAYVRERSGTQFDPQIVAALDDVVADGLLPLDLLQDPSE; from the coding sequence TAGTATTTAAAGGGCGCAGCCTGGAGATACTACATGCCTATTCAGGACAGGAGGGCTTTGATGCTTTTTCTGCGCATCCAGATATTGCTTTGGCAATATTGGATGTGGTGATGGAAACCGATGATGCCGGCCTACGTTTAGTACGGCGTATTCGGGGTGAATTGGGCAATCAGCTAGTAAGGATTGTTTTACGTACAGGCCAGCCCGGGCACGCGCCGGAACAACAGGTTGTACTTGAGTACGATATCAATGATTACAAAACCAAGACTGAACTGGTTGCTAATAAAGTCTTCACAACAGTTATTGCTTCATTGCGCAGTTTTGAAAGCTTGCATGCTTTAGAAAAAAGCAGCCAGGGCTTAGCTAAAATATTAGAAGGCGCAGCTAATCTTTATCAATTACAGTCTTTAAAAGAGTTCGCCTCTGGAGTATTAAAACAGGTGGGGGCTATTTTAAATTTGGGCGAATACGGCATGCTTTGCGCCCAGTCCAGAAATAATCAGCAAAATTTTGAAGTGCTTGCTGCCACTGGCCCGTTTACACCGCTTTTAGATGGAAATGGCTTGCCGGAAGACAGCCGTTTATTACTTGCTATGAATACCGCATTAAAAAATAAATGCAGTCAATCAGATTACCCCTATGAAGTTTTATATATTGCAGGCCGAAATAGTTATGATTTTGTTGTGCATTTCTCGCCTCCCTGGCCTTTGGAAGTTGTAGATAGAAATTTACTGGACATCTTCTGTGAGCGTATTTCTGCTGCAATGGATAATATTTATCTGTATCAGCAATTGCGTCGCTCTCAGGAAGCCACCGTGATGGCATTGGCTGATTTAGGTGAGTTTCGAGACCAGACTACTGGTGATCATGTGCAGCGAGTACAAAGGCTAACCGACGCTATTGTCGGCAGATTAAAGATTAAAAATGCTTTTCCAGAACAAATGGATAATGCATTCATAGAAATGGTGGGTATGGCCAGTATTTTGCACGATGTAGGTAAGGTGGGCACACCGGATCATATTTTATTTAAGCCTGGCAGGCTGACAGAGGAAGAGCGGGCAATTATGAACCAGCACTCCCCAATGGGCGCTGGGATTTTGGCCAGAACCGTTGCTCTGGTTGAGGGGACAACCTATTTGTCGCTGGGTGCTGAAATAGCAGGCGGGCATCATGAGCACTTTGATGGTAACGGTTACCCCTTAGGGATTAAAGGGGATGAGATTCCGCTTTCGGCCCGGATTGTGGCCTTGGTTGATGTGTTCGATGCGTTGCTGCATAAGCGGCCTTATAAAGAGCCATGGACCTTGGACGAGACGATGGCCTACGTAAGAGAGCGCTCTGGCACTCAGTTTGATCCGCAGATTGTGGCAGCTTTGGATGATGTTGTGGCTGATGGCTTACTGCCTTTGGATTTATTGCAAGATCCCAGTGAGTAG
- a CDS encoding CHASE domain-containing protein, with translation MIVLSLLRRYPVALRTFLAGVVLTACVQVWLNFQHQNHAQTQLNHLALIYAERIESKLDAEINILRGIQNAFIANTNLNKKTFSTILKQQNIQGRFPDFISVQFIREIASSDIDVYIHHRKLDNPAFNISLSSPRAVYQIIDFIFPEHAVLHEPEGFEISHQTANLIAIEYARDQGRGVASPAYALQGYKNASLGFAIRFPIYSPNKPLNNQKERRSAFIGSLGATFTIDKMIAWLGNDVEKNIRLQLQDTGTTSGLNKTEKSKIIYKTKSLSNRNNELNANALIQFPGRQWKLSLFAPASIFPRYNALDYFIWILGFTLSIFIAVLLQRQRNNRASALDLAEQITQDLRKNKQHYQQVAQLTEDAHDLIISRDLNGKIIYANRAARIYFSESTPVLLGKNKPLLLSAELAINEIPIRQECQHRHTDGELHFLELTLFPLYNQEAVHSGSAMFVHNITQHKELMIELQKSRERFSALLELAADWYWEQDKNFRFTQVSTGFFNLYSLNQTSVIGHQRWELSDGCLSAEEWRAHQSLLKTLRSFRDFIYTLKVGASNMIVRVSGQPFFDEQGELQGYRGIGYDITASKNNEQAIQLEQQRIASILNSMADGVITTALNGDVEFINPSAIQLLNCRTATSIGKHINHIYQVISPKDQNPLIPLFSMALDSIEKNTPSRTVLLNTHKQSLLIQESIIHLKNSTGTLIGFALIIRQI, from the coding sequence ATGATTGTTTTATCGCTCTTGCGCCGCTATCCTGTGGCACTGCGAACGTTCCTTGCAGGGGTAGTGCTCACCGCTTGTGTACAGGTCTGGCTCAATTTCCAGCATCAGAACCATGCACAAACTCAGCTCAATCATCTTGCCCTCATTTATGCAGAGCGAATTGAATCCAAATTAGATGCAGAAATTAATATTCTGCGAGGAATACAAAACGCCTTTATTGCAAACACTAACCTAAATAAAAAAACGTTCTCCACCATTTTAAAACAGCAGAATATTCAAGGACGTTTCCCTGACTTTATCTCTGTACAGTTTATACGGGAAATTGCCTCATCCGATATAGATGTCTATATTCATCACCGCAAACTTGATAACCCTGCTTTTAATATCAGCCTCTCCTCCCCGCGTGCTGTTTACCAAATCATCGATTTTATTTTTCCAGAGCATGCTGTATTGCACGAGCCTGAAGGTTTTGAAATCAGCCATCAAACAGCCAATTTAATTGCAATAGAATATGCCAGAGATCAGGGCCGTGGCGTAGCATCACCGGCCTATGCCTTGCAGGGATATAAGAATGCCTCGCTTGGCTTTGCCATTCGCTTCCCCATTTACTCTCCCAACAAACCGCTCAATAATCAAAAAGAAAGGCGTTCAGCATTTATTGGCTCATTGGGTGCGACATTTACAATTGATAAAATGATTGCATGGCTTGGAAATGATGTAGAAAAAAATATTCGCCTTCAGCTGCAAGACACCGGAACGACATCCGGTTTAAATAAGACAGAAAAAAGTAAAATTATTTATAAAACAAAATCCCTTTCCAACCGCAATAATGAACTGAATGCAAATGCTTTAATTCAATTTCCCGGCAGGCAATGGAAACTAAGTCTATTTGCCCCTGCAAGTATTTTTCCAAGGTACAATGCTTTAGATTACTTTATCTGGATCCTTGGTTTTACACTGTCCATATTTATTGCAGTTCTCCTGCAAAGGCAACGTAACAACCGTGCATCAGCACTCGATCTGGCAGAACAAATCACTCAGGATTTACGCAAAAATAAACAACATTACCAACAAGTTGCCCAGCTTACTGAAGACGCTCATGATTTAATCATCAGCCGGGATTTAAACGGCAAAATTATTTATGCAAACCGTGCTGCCCGTATTTATTTTTCAGAAAGCACACCTGTTTTGCTGGGGAAAAACAAGCCACTTTTACTTTCTGCAGAATTGGCAATTAATGAAATACCAATCCGGCAAGAATGCCAGCACAGACATACGGATGGTGAATTGCATTTTCTGGAGTTAACACTTTTCCCACTTTACAACCAGGAAGCTGTCCATTCTGGATCGGCCATGTTTGTGCACAATATTACCCAGCACAAAGAACTCATGATCGAGTTACAAAAAAGCCGGGAACGTTTCTCGGCATTGCTAGAACTGGCTGCAGACTGGTATTGGGAGCAGGATAAAAATTTCCGATTTACTCAAGTATCAACCGGATTCTTTAATTTATACTCTCTGAATCAAACATCAGTCATTGGTCATCAGCGCTGGGAGTTAAGCGATGGTTGCCTGTCCGCAGAAGAATGGCGTGCTCACCAATCATTGCTAAAGACCCTCCGAAGCTTTCGTGATTTTATTTACACCTTAAAAGTGGGAGCCAGCAACATGATTGTCCGTGTTTCCGGACAACCTTTTTTTGACGAGCAAGGAGAGCTGCAGGGTTACCGTGGAATTGGTTATGACATTACTGCTAGCAAAAACAATGAACAGGCTATTCAGCTGGAACAGCAAAGAATTGCCTCAATATTAAACTCAATGGCTGATGGCGTCATTACTACTGCATTAAATGGTGATGTTGAATTCATTAATCCATCCGCCATTCAATTGCTCAATTGCCGCACAGCAACCAGTATAGGAAAGCACATCAATCATATTTATCAGGTTATTTCTCCAAAAGACCAGAATCCATTGATTCCACTTTTTTCAATGGCTTTAGATTCAATAGAAAAAAACACCCCATCAAGAACAGTATTGCTCAATACCCATAAGCAATCTTTGCTTATTCAAGAATCAATCATCCATTTAAAAAATAGCACAGGTACCCTTATCGGGTTTGCTTTAATTATCAGACAAATTTAA
- the rsfS gene encoding ribosome silencing factor, translating to MNEYTQAMRALAITALEDIKGKDIVDMDTTELTDLFDCMIVCTGDSNRQVRALANNVAVDLKAKGFEIMSTEGHESGEWVLVDAGSLIVHVMLPPVRDYYDLEQLWGGQKPTFSPLGKPWSAV from the coding sequence ATGAACGAATACACTCAAGCAATGCGCGCACTTGCGATCACGGCACTGGAAGACATCAAGGGCAAAGACATTGTTGATATGGACACCACAGAGCTAACCGATCTGTTTGATTGCATGATTGTTTGTACTGGCGACTCAAACCGCCAAGTTCGCGCACTGGCTAATAATGTAGCCGTTGATCTGAAAGCAAAGGGCTTTGAGATCATGAGTACCGAAGGCCACGAGTCAGGTGAATGGGTACTGGTTGATGCAGGCTCCCTGATTGTTCACGTGATGTTACCTCCGGTACGTGATTACTACGATCTGGAACAACTCTGGGGAGGCCAGAAACCTACATTCAGTCCGCTCGGCAAGCCTTGGAGCGCTGTATAA
- the nadD gene encoding nicotinate-nucleotide adenylyltransferase — MQQTLGIYGGTFNPVHFGHLALAHTLQDTFALGEVRLIPTGVPPHRAPDVSATQRLEWLKLSLIGKKNLVTDDREVKKGKVSFTFDTLTELQQEQPHSLLVWLIGGDSFAHLPSWYRWQELLEIGHLVVANRPGFNKLPVEIAGEFAKRQVEASPQALAQGKISVLPLPLMSASSTLIREKLARGEDVSDLSPIAAILQQSGLYYKNT, encoded by the coding sequence ATGCAGCAGACGCTGGGCATTTATGGCGGCACTTTTAACCCGGTGCACTTTGGGCATTTAGCCTTAGCTCATACCTTGCAAGATACCTTTGCTTTGGGCGAAGTCCGGCTTATTCCAACGGGCGTACCACCACACCGGGCACCAGATGTAAGCGCTACGCAGCGTCTGGAATGGCTAAAGCTTTCTTTAATAGGCAAGAAAAACCTGGTTACTGATGACAGGGAAGTAAAAAAAGGGAAAGTTAGCTTTACTTTTGACACCCTGACAGAATTACAACAAGAGCAACCGCATAGCCTGTTGGTCTGGCTGATAGGAGGCGATTCATTCGCTCATCTGCCAAGCTGGTACCGATGGCAAGAGCTGCTGGAAATAGGGCATCTAGTCGTTGCCAATCGCCCCGGTTTTAACAAGCTTCCGGTAGAAATCGCAGGGGAATTTGCCAAACGCCAGGTAGAAGCTTCGCCACAGGCCCTGGCTCAGGGTAAAATCAGCGTTTTGCCTCTGCCACTAATGTCCGCGTCATCCACTTTGATTCGTGAGAAGCTTGCGCGCGGCGAAGATGTAAGCGATCTAAGCCCGATTGCCGCGATACTGCAACAATCGGGCCTTTACTATAAAAACACTTAA